A window of the Schistocerca nitens isolate TAMUIC-IGC-003100 chromosome 5, iqSchNite1.1, whole genome shotgun sequence genome harbors these coding sequences:
- the LOC126260096 gene encoding zinc transporter 7, with the protein MLPVTHKDASRSLGSRLKEKVSGWARLIFSDRNSRNLFLFLLLNLSFAFVELAYGIWTNSLGLISDSFHMFFDCTGLLAGLAASVITRWRANDKFSYGYVRAEVLAGFVNGLFLLFIAFFIMSEAVERAIEPPEVKHERLFVVSVLGLVVNLVGIYAFQHGHGHSHGGSSGHGHSHGNHGHTHSHSHGSHSHSHDPELSGSNSQIMKGVFLHILADTLGSVGVIISAILMQMFGWMIADPICSMFIAILIALSVLALIKDNVLILMQRQPVALDHVLPQCYQKVSQLAGVYSVQEPHFWTLCSDVYVGALKLEVSKAADPKYIVSHTHMIFASVGVRQLYVQLDYASM; encoded by the coding sequence ATGTTACCTGTAACACACAAGGATGCTTCCAGATCTCTGGGATCCCGACTGAAAGAGAAGGTCAGCGGATGGGCAAGGCTGATATTTTCAGACCGTAACTCAAGAaatctttttctctttttattgctaaatctttcatttgcattcGTGGAATTAGCTTACGGAATATGGACCAACAGTTTAGGTCTCATATCGGATTCGTTTCACATGTTTTTTGACTGCACAGGCCTTCTAGCAGGTCTTGCTGCTTCAGTAATTACGAGGTGGCGAGCAAATGATAAATTTTCCTATGGTTATGTAAGAGCAGAAGTTTTGGCTGGCTTTGTGAATggcttgtttttgctcttcattgCATTCTTTATTATGTCGGAAGCTGTTGAGAGAGCAATTGAACCGCCAGAAGTTAAGCATGAAAGGCTATTTGTAGTATCTGTTCTGGGACTTGTTGTCAATCTTGTTGGGATTTATGCATTCCAACATGGTCATGGGCATTCTCATGGAGGCAGTAGTGGCCATGGACATTCCCATGGCAATCATGGCCATACACATTCTCATtctcatggaagtcattcacatagTCATGACCCTGAGTTGAGTGGCAGCAATTCTCAAATAATGAAAGGAGTATTTTTGCATATTTTAGCTGATACTTTAGGGAGTGTTGGAGTAATTATATCGGCCATCCTGATGCAGATGTTTGGATGGATGATAGCTGATCCTATATGTTCGATGTTCATAGCCATTCTAATTGCATTAAGTGTTTTGGCACTGATAAAGGATAATGTGTTAATATTAATGCAGAGACAGCCAGTAGCTTTGGATCATGTACTTCCTCAGTGTTATCAGAAAGTCAGTCAATTGGCTGGAGTTTACAGTGTGCAAGAACCACATTTTTGGACGTTGTGCAGTGATGTTTATGTAGGTGCTTTGAAACTGGAGGTTTCTAAGGCAGCAGATCCAAAATATATTGTGAGCCACACACACATGATATTTGCATCTGTTGGTGTCAGGCAGTTGTATGTACAATTGGACTATGCTTCTATGTGA